GCTTTGAATGGCTTTTAAGAAGAGGGACAAATATGGGAGTAAGATTTACAGAAAAAATAGGGAAAATTCAACTTCAGGTAAAAAATAGGAGAGTTTAGGTCTTCATGAACACTAATGAAATAACAGCTTCTTTCCATTTAAAAGAGCACCCTCTTACATAAATAACAATTGAGTTTACAAAAGTTATAAAGGATCTAAAACATAACCCAAAAGTTTCACCACAAGATGAATAAAAAAACCGTTCAATAAGTGAAATGGTATTTCATTACCCCCCCCCAAATTTTCAGTTTCGATGGTTTCTACAGAGCCAAAATATTATACTGAGAAAAATGACGTTTATAACTTAAAAATATTATATTAAAAAACTGAAGGCACAGCAAAGTTTCTGGAAGAACAATTTAGCAAGAATATAAAAGACCGGCATTCGTTTATGGTATATTTTCATCTGGAATAATGTAATAATTGATATAAACATTTTTCTGGTTGGACATGCATGCAGAGAACCTCTTTATGCTATTTCATCTCCATAGGCCCCATTGTAACTGCCTCATTTTTCACATTGTTTTTTTAATAAAAAATCAATTTTATCACTTTTAGAGAGGAGTTAAAACCCATTACGCTATTTACATGCTCATTATTAATTTAAACCGAAGCATAGTTATGTTACCCCCATTTTGGATGAATGGGCAGTTAATATTGTACATGATGAATGAGTACTATATCACCTCGCTTGCCGTGGGTCCTGCTGTGGTGGTTTATTTTATTTCATCGGTTTAAAGAAATGATAAGCTTAAAATTTAATATATTTTATTTTTAGGGCTAAATTCAATACTTTAAGCTTTTAAATGTTTAATTTATAAATAAATGGATTAAATATTTTTAAATTAATTTTTATAACTTTTAAAACCATAAATTGCTAAAATATTTGAATAAATTCACTTTTAAACGCATTATTATTGGTGTAAAATATATTTAAGAAGAATAAGTACAAATAGTAGAATTATACTCTTTTAAAGATGAATTTATAATTTATTATGAAATTAAATAAATTTATGAAGAGATATAGATTAAATATTATATAGGTGGACCACTAAAGTGATATCATAATTACATAAACTCACAAATCACTTTTAATTACATTTAGATGGGATAACATGAACAAACTTTTCCAGAAGGACATAATATTCGTGATTTTACTTGCCCTTATTCCATTAATACTCACTTTAATTAAGGGTTCAGGTAAATATATTGAAGTAGTAATCCCCTTTGTTGTTCTTATGTTCTTTTTACCAGGGTATGCTATCTTTAGAGCAGCATATCCTAAAAAAACAGGGTATGCGGCAAAAATTGTAGTAGGTATTGTGCTGAGCATTGTCATACTGGCCTTACTGACTTCAACTACAAATCCCAACAAAATTCACATGAAATCATTGATACAGACACTCGCTGAAATCACACTATTTTTTGCAGTTGTTGCATACATACGTGAATTTTCAGGTTTTAAAAATAAAGAAAACAGATATATTACATGTAAAAGCTGCGGCGGCTATTATAAACTTAAAGAAGATGAATCACTAGATGATTTTGGGGCCTGCAGGTGCGGCGGCGAGTTAAAATATGCACCTAAATATTTTAAACCTGAAAAATAATTATATCCTCTAATTCTGATTACTAATTCTGTACTTTAAATTATATCAGTTATAGCAATATTTCACAGTGCTTCAAAAAACATAAGCTTGAAAGATCTATATTCACAAAACTTTAATTCATATATTATTTTTTAAATGCATAAATTAATTTAAATAGATATATTTTAGATTTAAAGTAGTATACATGAAATCACAGTTATTTAAATGATTTAATTTTATTTATATTGACTATAATCACTTAATTTATTATTAATATTTGTCTTAAACTACTTTATTAAAAATAGATGCCCTAAAATTTCAATAATATATTTATATACATTATTAATCTTCTAATTTTTATGATTAATTTTAATATAGCTCATATTTATGGTTTTTTGTGAAATATGTCACCAAAATTATCAAAAAGCTTTTATAGTCAATAATTCTAACAATTAATATGTTAAAAATAATTTTTTACTATCACTTTTCATTACAAAAGGTATAAAGGAGGTGAAAAAGTGAGAAAATATATATTTTTGGGACTAATGTGCATTGTATCTCTTTTTTTATGCGGAAGTGCAGCTGCTGCCGATACACCTACAGCCGATTTTTCTTCAAACGTGACAAGCGGCACAGCACCGTTAAGCGTGCAGTTTACTGACCAATCCACAGGAAGCCCAACAAGTTATGCATGGGACTTCGGAGACGGTACCACCTCAACAGAACAGAACCCCAAACACACTTACAAAACATCAGGGACATACACTGTAACCCAAACCGTTACCAATGACGCGGGAACTGATGATGAAATAAAAACAGATTATATAACTGTAAAAGAAAAAGCGGATCTAAACGTTTCTTCTGTTAGCGGTCCCACCAATGGAACAAAAGGTAAACAAATTTCAATAAGCAGTACCATAAAAAACCAGGGAGGATCTACAGCAAGTAATTTCGTTGTAAGGTATTTACTTTCAACTGATGCCAAATTTGGTGGAGATTACTGGCTTGGAGACGTGACTATAAACAGTTTAGATGCTGGAGCAAGTCTTACATCAACAAACACATTCACAATACCTAGAACAGCGACAGAATATACTTCTAAAGTATTGTATGCTGGAAATTACTATATATTATGTTACATTGACAGAACCAACACAGTAGATGAATATAACGAATTAAACAATATATTAACTTCAACAGAGACAATAAAAATAACAAATGCACCAGATTTAACAGTTACTTCTGTTAGTGGACCATCTACTGGAGTAAAAGGTAAACAGATTTCAATAGACAGCACCATAAAAAATCAGGGAGACTCAATAGCAACTAATTTCGTTGTAAGGTATTTACTTTCAACTGATACCAAATTTGGAAATGATTACTGGCTCGGAGACGTAACAATAGGCAGTATAACTAATGGAACAAGTCTTACATCAACAAACACATTCACAATACCTACAACAGCAACAGCCTATACTCCTAAAGTATTGTATGCTGGAAATTACTATATCTTATGCTACATTGACAGATACAACGTTGAAGATGAAATTGATGAATCAAATAATATATTAGCTTCAACAAAAACAGTAACAATAACAGAAGCACCAGATTTAATAGTTAATTCTGTTAGTGAATCTACTACTAATACAAAGAGTGAAGAAACTTCAATGAGTAAAGGCGATGAAATTTCAGTAGACAACACTATAAAAAATCAGGGAGGCGCAGCAGCAACTAATTTCGTTGTAAGGTATTTACTTTCAACTGATACCAAATTTGGAAATGATTACTGGCTCGGAGACATAACAATTGACAGTCTGGCTGCTGGAGAAAGTCTTACATTAACAAACACATTCACAATACCTACAACAGCAACAGAATATACTTCCAAAGTGATACCTGCAGGAAATTATTACATACTATGTTACATCGACAGATACAACACCATAGATGAATACAATGAATTAAATAATGTATTAGCAACAGTAGGAACAATAACTATAACATAAAACATCTCTTTTTTTAATTTTTTTGAATTAATTATATTTCAATATATCCAAAAAAAATAATTTACTATATTCCTTTATTGAAATATATAACTTTTAGTATAGCGCTTATCCCACAAAATTCAGTGTGCAATTAATCACAGGCAATGAATAAACTGAAAGTTAGTGAAAAGTTTTTATATGATTAAATTAAATCATATACAATAATCTAGTTACATGTGACAGCATGAATAAGCTCAAAACTGAATTTAAAGATATTCTCAACAAAATTACAGGGAACGACAAAAAAAGTTTGAAGGGTAAATTAACTTATGGTTTTTTCTGGAACTTTATAAGTGCAGTGGCTTCTCAAGGATTTCCTTTAATTGCCACCATTATAACTGCAAGATTGTTAGGAACTTACGGATACGGCCAATTAGGGATGATAACCAGTACAATAGTTCTATTTTCAACATTTGCAGGTCTTGGACTTGGAACAACAGCCACAAAATACATAGCACAGCTTCATCATACAGATCCTGAGCGAACTGGGCGTATCATGGGACTTACAAATCTTTTCGGATTAATCTCGGGGGCTTCAATGAGTATAATACTTTTCATAATTGCTCCCTGGCTTGCAGCAAATATGTTAGCAGCACCAGAGTTAACAACTGGATTACATATAGTATCTCTTTTATTACTATTTAATACATTATTAGGTATTCAATCAGGTACAATAGCTGGTTTTGGAGCCTTTAAAAATCTTGCCAGAATTGCAATAATACAGGGAATAATAGCCTCCGTTTTAACAATAACAGGAGTCTATTTCTTTGGATTAACAGGTGCAATTACCGCATTAGTCATAAACAGTGCTGTAAATCTAATTTTATACAGGATTAGCATAAGAAATCTTATTAAAGAATTTAAAATCAAAGTTAATTATTTAAAATCATGGAAAGAAAAAGATACTATCTGGGAATTATCACTACCTACCATGCTTTCACAAGTTATGGTTGGTCCAGTTGTATGGATTGCAAATGTTATAATTATAAATAATCCGGGTGGTTACGCCCAATTAGGGCTCTTTAATGCTGCAAATCAATGGAAATCTGTATTAAACTTTTTACCTGTAGTTATAGGAGGAGTACTGCTCCCCCTGGTTTCAGCCAATATTAATAAAGAAAATAAAGCATTAGAAACCGTTAATGTGTTTGCAAGCTGGATTGTTGTCATAATAATTGCTTTACCTTTAATTTCATTTCCAGAAATTATAGCATTTTTTTACGGACAGGATTATTCTTCAATAATATTTTTACAGTCAATATCCCTAATGATGTTAGTAAGCTGTATAACATCATATAAAGAAGGAATTGGGCGTAAATTAATTGCAAAAAATCTCATGTGGTGGGGATTTTTAAGTAATATGATCTGGGGAATATTATTTATTGTTTTTGTCATGTTATTTAAAAAT
The Methanobacterium bryantii genome window above contains:
- a CDS encoding CARDB domain-containing protein, encoding MRKYIFLGLMCIVSLFLCGSAAAADTPTADFSSNVTSGTAPLSVQFTDQSTGSPTSYAWDFGDGTTSTEQNPKHTYKTSGTYTVTQTVTNDAGTDDEIKTDYITVKEKADLNVSSVSGPTNGTKGKQISISSTIKNQGGSTASNFVVRYLLSTDAKFGGDYWLGDVTINSLDAGASLTSTNTFTIPRTATEYTSKVLYAGNYYILCYIDRTNTVDEYNELNNILTSTETIKITNAPDLTVTSVSGPSTGVKGKQISIDSTIKNQGDSIATNFVVRYLLSTDTKFGNDYWLGDVTIGSITNGTSLTSTNTFTIPTTATAYTPKVLYAGNYYILCYIDRYNVEDEIDESNNILASTKTVTITEAPDLIVNSVSESTTNTKSEETSMSKGDEISVDNTIKNQGGAAATNFVVRYLLSTDTKFGNDYWLGDITIDSLAAGESLTLTNTFTIPTTATEYTSKVIPAGNYYILCYIDRYNTIDEYNELNNVLATVGTITIT
- a CDS encoding DUF1616 domain-containing protein, with the translated sequence MNKLFQKDIIFVILLALIPLILTLIKGSGKYIEVVIPFVVLMFFLPGYAIFRAAYPKKTGYAAKIVVGIVLSIVILALLTSTTNPNKIHMKSLIQTLAEITLFFAVVAYIREFSGFKNKENRYITCKSCGGYYKLKEDESLDDFGACRCGGELKYAPKYFKPEK
- a CDS encoding oligosaccharide flippase family protein, coding for MNKLKTEFKDILNKITGNDKKSLKGKLTYGFFWNFISAVASQGFPLIATIITARLLGTYGYGQLGMITSTIVLFSTFAGLGLGTTATKYIAQLHHTDPERTGRIMGLTNLFGLISGASMSIILFIIAPWLAANMLAAPELTTGLHIVSLLLLFNTLLGIQSGTIAGFGAFKNLARIAIIQGIIASVLTITGVYFFGLTGAITALVINSAVNLILYRISIRNLIKEFKIKVNYLKSWKEKDTIWELSLPTMLSQVMVGPVVWIANVIIINNPGGYAQLGLFNAANQWKSVLNFLPVVIGGVLLPLVSANINKENKALETVNVFASWIVVIIIALPLISFPEIIAFFYGQDYSSIIFLQSISLMMLVSCITSYKEGIGRKLIAKNLMWWGFLSNMIWGILFIVFVMLFKNLGSLGLSLSYFISYAVNTVIFVPFYLSRKLVPANLLISLEVFLIWLVLVIETIMTLLNVNILIRLISLIISIIILISSFYRIWNSNLKS